A region of Daphnia carinata strain CSIRO-1 chromosome 10, CSIRO_AGI_Dcar_HiC_V3, whole genome shotgun sequence DNA encodes the following proteins:
- the LOC130703237 gene encoding putative nuclease HARBI1, with amino-acid sequence MTDNKSVSDERKRRLALALTILESSESNDSTDDEILQMLIKERVFRPKHKKRQSIMESYTEEDFRSEFRMKRETCSKIINDFEKSLFYPKNDSHGGTPKSSAENHVLSFLKFAGNKTCISDVASQFCIGESTFHRQCGRVMNHLNDIAPSIIRFPKDHEEKTAIAHPFEQISGFPGVLGCIGSTYIPIRAPANKNKSSYVNHQQQISITLQGICDANGMFLDVFTGPPSKIHDARVYRISFVYQRLPELCSGDLHLIGDETYPLSDHMMVPYREPNDQTSINYNNALQLSREPIEKSFRLLKQRFKQLSRLDFHQVDTTTKFMISCCVLHNLCILDNDFLLEEVDAQTCQFDGNTTHHFLDNLCYEASEPFELTLEELQSKQMGEIKRNRISAELWVKYGQS; translated from the exons ATGACGGACAACAAATCTGTTTCAGACGAACGAAAGCGTAGATTAGCTCTTGCTCTTACAATTTTGGAATCCTCCGAATCAAACGATTCCACCGACGATGAAATTTTGCAGATGCTTATCAAAGAAAGGGTGTTTCGCCCAAAACACAAGAAACGACAAAGTATAATGGAGTCGTACACCGAAGAAGAC TTTCGAAGTGAATTTCGCATGAAACGAGAAACCTGTTCCAAAATTATTAACGACTTTGAGAAATCACTCTTTTATCCCAAAAATGATTCACATGGTGGAACTCCAAAGTCTTCTGCAGAAAATCATGTCTTATCATTTCTAAA GTTTGCTGGAAACAAGACATGTATAAGTGATGTTGCTAGTCAATTTTGCATTGGAGAATCAACTTTTCATCGGCAGTGTGGGCGTGTAATGAATCATCTTAATGACATTGCTCCTAGCATTATTAGATTTCCTAAAGATCATGAAGAAAAGACAGCAATAGCACATCCTTTTGAACAA ATATCCGGTTTTCCTGGTGTATTGGGTTGTATCGGAAGCACCTACATTCCTATTCGAGCACCagcgaataaaaataaatctagCTATGtgaatcaccagcaacaaatTTCGATAACGTTACAAGGCATCTGCGATGCAAACGGAATGTTTTTGGATGTATTCACTGGCCCACCAAGTAAAATTCATGATGCACGTGTATATAGGATTTCCTTTGTCTACCAAAGACTGCCTGAACTTTGTTCGGGTGATCTTCATCTGATTGGTGATGAAACCTACCCGTTATCTGATCATATGATGGTACCTTACCGGGAGCCAAACGACCAAACAAGCATAAACTATAATAACGCTTTGCAACTATCTCGGGAACCGATAGAGAAATCTTTCCGCCTTTTAAAGCAACGTTTCAAACAACTGAGTCGTCTTGATTTTCATCAAGTTGACACAACCACCAAATTTATGATCTCTTGTTGCGTCTTGCATAACCTTTGTATCCTCgataatgattttttattagaaGAAGTCGATGCCCAGACTTGCCAGTTCGATGGCAACACAACACATCATTTCCTTGATAATCTATGTTACGAAGCGTCTGAGCCTTTTGAATTAACTTTGGAGGAGTTGCAAAGCAAACAAATGGGtgaaataaaacgaaatcGGATTTCCGCAGAGTTATGGGTTAAGTATGGACAAAGCTGA